From the Manis javanica isolate MJ-LG chromosome 13, MJ_LKY, whole genome shotgun sequence genome, one window contains:
- the GJA10 gene encoding LOW QUALITY PROTEIN: gap junction alpha-10 protein (The sequence of the model RefSeq protein was modified relative to this genomic sequence to represent the inferred CDS: inserted 6 bases in 4 codons; deleted 4 bases in 2 codons; substituted 2 bases at 2 genomic stop codons), which translates to MVPISKVYYDLQSTKGHFGFVGGLDYTLLIRITGLILGCAPHPADQSFYIWNQQHFYQLARHVPAFRFFEPSRNFFFLTNYTTLFSYHGEFRIGDWNLLGSVLEEVHSHSAIVGKIWLTILFIFRMLVLGAAAEDVWNDEQSAFACNTXQPGCNNICYDDAFPISLISFWALQIIFXSSPCLMFMGHALYRLRVFEKERQRKKIHLRAQTENPELELEEHQKIEXLKRLEEQKKIHKVPLKGCLLRTYILHILTRSVLEVVFMVGQYILYGFQMHPLYKCTQPPCPSAVDCFVSRPTEKTIFMLFMHSIASISLFLSVLEIFHLRIGKIIKALYEKSSGEGSEDERGSLFHLKKYSVTQQRKICSSLPERIYVLQASNQQQVIQVSVPKSKTMGQILQPRQFEVEFCCSKKVWAEKDQHSGQLHVHSPCPXVRIQHLGQQPHHSSFNXPNTMSQSWLSKRAAPRQCPSSALGTWEQSQDLQPSREPPADLYSPCRASDGSMRETGVWTERSHSGSHKASFLSSLLPEKQXPHSDSGSSSSQNSS; encoded by the exons ATGGTGCCCATCAGCAAAGTATATTACGATTTGCAAAGCACCAAGGGACATTTTGGCTTTGTGGGAGGACTAGATTACACTTTATTGATCAGAATTACTGGGCTCATTCTGGGTTGCGCCCCACACCCAGCTGATCAGAGCTTTTATATCTGGAACCAGCAGCACTTTTACCAATTAGCCAGACATGTTCCAGCTTTCAGGTTCTTTGAGCCCAgtcgcaattttttttttctgaccaaCTATACG ACATTATTCTCGTACCATGGGGAATTTCGAATAGGGGACTGGAATTTATTGGGCAGTGTCCTTGAGGAAGTTCACTCCCACTCAGCCATAGTGGGGAAAATCTGGTTGACCATCCTCTTCATTTTTCGAATGCTGGTGCTTGGTGCGGCTGCTGAAGATGTCTGGAATGACGAACAGTCAGCCTTTGCCTGCAACACCTAGCAGCCAGGTTGCAACAATATCTGTTATGATGATGCTTTCCCTATCTCTTTGATCAGTTTCTGGGCTTTACAGATCATCTT GTCTTCTCCCTGTCTCATGTTTATGGGTCATGCACTTTATAGACTCAGGGTCTTTGAAAAGGAGaggcagaggaaaaaaatc cacCTTAGAGCACAGACGGAGAATCCAGAGCTTGAGTTGGAGGAGCATCAGAAGATAG GACTGAAGAGGTTGGAGGAGCAGAAGAAGATCCATAAAGTTCCTCTGAAAGGATGTCTGTTGCGTACTTACATCTTACACATCTTGACAAGATCTGTGCTGGAAGTAGTGTTCATGGTAGGCCAGTATATTCTCTATGGATTTCAAATGCACCCCCTTTACAAATGCACTCAACCTCCTTGTCCCAGTGCAGTAGATTGCTTTGTATCCAGGCCCACAGAGAAGACCATTTTCATGCTCTTTATGCACAGCATTGCATCCATCTCTTTGTTCCTTAGCGTACTGGAAATATTTCATCTAAGAATTGGGAAAATCATCAAGGCACTTTATGAGAAATCCAGTGGCGAGGGTAGTGAGGATGAAAGAGGCTCTCTATTCCACttgaaaaaatattcagtgaCCCAGCAGCGTAAGATTTGCTCTTCCTTGCCTGAAAGAATCTATGTACTTCAAGCCAGCAATCAACAGCAGGTCATCCAAGTCAGTGTGCCGAAGTCTAAAACCATGGGGCAAATCCTACAGCCCAGGCAATTTGAGGTAGAGTTTTGCTGTAGTAAGAAAGTCTGGGCTGAGAAGGATCAGCACAGCGGACAGCTCCATGTCCACAGCCCATGTCC TGTTAGGATTCAGCACCTGGGACAGCAACCACACCATTCCTCATTTA TTCCAAATACAATGTCCCAGTCTTGGCTAAGT AAGAGGGCAGCTCCTAGACAATGCCCGTCCTCTGCACTAGGAACCTGGGAGCAGTCCCAGGACCTGCAACCCTCGAGAGAGCCTCCCGCAGATTTGTACAGTCCCTGCAGAGCCAgtgatggcagcatgagagagaCTGGTGTCTGGACAGAGAGATCTCACTCAGGCAGTCACAAGGCCAGCTTTCTATCCAGTTTGCTGCCCGAAAAGCAATAGCCACACAGTGACTCAGGAAGCTCCAGTTCTCAGAATAGCTCTTGA